In Cryptomeria japonica chromosome 5, Sugi_1.0, whole genome shotgun sequence, the genomic window agtattcaaatgaaatatcTTTTAATAGTTAACTTTTTCTCTTAGTAAGTCTAGATCTCCTCAAAATATAGACATTAGGAGACCATGTAGAGCATAAAGTCACAAGGAGAATGACAAAATTCTAATGAGGTACATGCCAATGCAATCTATTGATTATATTTAATAAACATTATCTAGTTCAATTAttgatcaatttttttaataaaataggaTAAATATATATCACTTTTTGATGTGGATGATGAgtaaattttctattttctattcaaCCATTAAAATTTTGAAGTACGCGATGTTTAAGTAGAGTATCAAGTGCTACtttttaaaaaattagaatgatCATGTTAAGTAATTTCTTGTTGTGatcttaaattttaaaaattgtagATTACACTTGCTTCATctttaatctttgaaataattttAAGGATTTGGTGACTAATAAATGATATAATCTTTTGTATTCCTTCATGATGACTTTGATCTAGCATTTTGTAAACTATTTTAGGAATCTTTTATAAAATCACTTGGTTTATACAATTACTTTATATTAATATTGGACTATCTATAGATGCAATAAGATTGGTTACAAGTCATGGTATTAACTTATTTGATAACCTGAATCGATTATCCTAAGTATACTAAGATGATAAATATTGAACTATGGGATTGTCCAGAAGTATgaagatgttttattttgaaagatATCATTTGGATCTTACATTCAATActaaaaacaataattttttttccctttatttcataaggagaaaattttGCTAAACATCATTAAACAATATGAAAAATATGATATAATGGGTGTTTTAGTTTTATTGTCCTACCAATCTAGCATAGTTGTCATACTATTTTTTCAATCATTATTATTGCTAATCATTCTTACAAAGGTATAGATGTTTTATACTATCATTGTTGTAACTAGTCATGGTGTGGGTTGTAacatttcatttattattttttattcacttaattttttttattatgtatgaaaatgtttatattttatttatcttcTCCTAACTTAGTCTATTCTAGGTGACAGGTAATAATCAATATCAAATTTATGGGACATAAATTGAAGTCTACAATATGTAATTTGTCTTTTTAGAgataatttattttgttaaataTCTAGGAAGGGTGCACCCTTTAGTTACATTCCAATTTTTCTAGATTGTAATATACCATTTAACCTAAGGAGCCTTTCACTCCATCATATTATTTGACAATGAGATTTACCCAATGCCAATTTTTTCATACCCACTCACATCAAACATTAGATACTAGACCATAGGGCTAAACAAGTAGactaatataatttaaaaaatctttataTAATTACATATATTTTCATTCATATGAATTTTATCTTATAAAAGAAATTTGTGATAATGGTTTGAAGATCAACACATATACCACTATAAGATCCTCTACCAAAAAGAGAGATACTACTAATACAAGCTAAGACATGTTGAAAACACATGGAGACCCCAAGACAAATGTAAAAGCCACCTCAAGCACAATTGCAACTAAGAAAAACATAAACCAAAGATACAAAGCCCAACCAAAAGAAGTTGTAAGACCTCTTTGGTTGTCTTTAACTATAGGGCCCTCCAAACCACGAAGGAGAATAAATTATTGCAAATTCATAAGAGGTGTCATAATGGCTTATTTACTCTAGGTGACAATCAAGGTTTAATTGCATTGTCCAAAATATAATCTTTCATCTTAAAAAAAAGCATATTAAAGTCTTTTAGTATTATATCAAGTACTTCATCCAATAATGGATAATCCATTTGTAATATCATGGGACAAAAGACTGGATAGCATATCTTTTTAGAAAGGCCTTATTAGAGATTAAGtttgtttttcataaaaatttaTTAAGATTGAAATAAGTCATATGATTATTTAATGGTTTTCAATACTAAGAAAACTATTATGAATGATAAAATAAATGTTTGGTGTTGTGAGTCATgtcaaataaaattatatatatttatatataatatcctTCGTATGAAACGCCTCTCCTAGAAgctaaaactattgaagaaaataagACCAAAATGATTCCCAAGAGCCATACTTTTGTTTAATCCATTGTGTCTTACCATGTAGTAACCGAATGCTATTTGATttataattaattcaatttccaaaATAGTTGGAATATTGCAGCCATAATAGAAACTAGTTTCTAAAGAATATTGAGACACGCatgaccaaaaataaataaatcatcattCATAATTCGTTAGTCTGCATGCCTGGCCTCTTGTTCAATTTATTGAGGAATGATAAAGAAGGAATGCCAGAACAATCTATGGAAGCTATTACATGAATTCTCCTAGAAgctaaaactattgaagaaaataagACCAAAATCATTCCCAAGAGCCATACTTTTGTTTAATCCATTGTGTCTTACCATGTAGTAACCGAATGCTATTTGATttataattaattcaatttccaaaATAGTTGGAATATTGCAGCCATAATAGAAACTAGTTTCTAAAGAATATTGAGCCACGCatgaccaaaaataaataaatcatcattCATAATTCGTTAGTCTGCATGCCTGGCCTCTTGTTCAATTTATTGAGGAATGATAAAGAAAGAATGCCAGAACAATCTATGGAAGCTATTACATGAATTTGTCCTGAATGGAATCGACTACTGTTTGATCGCTGCGGAAGGCCTTGGTCAATACACCATTTGGCATGGGAGGATTTGCTGCAAACAGAGAATTGGCAGTAACCTGAACTCCTGGATTCTGGCTGCTCAACCCAGCGATTGCAACTGCATTTCGCTGccccacattctgctggaaatgTAGTAATCCCTTGGGAAACACAAACACGTCTCCTTTCTTCAACACCTTGCTGTGAAACTTGTTTGTTGTATCGATGAATCCCACTAGCAACTCACCTTTAAGTAAAACCAGGATTTCTGAGGCTCTTGGATGGGTGTGAGGAGGATTAATTCCATCCACAGCGTAGTCTATGCGGACCAACGATATTCCTAGTGTGTTTAACCCCGGAATCTGGTTAACGTTGGCTGCTGTTACGTTAGACCCTACGGCGTTGCTCGTGTCCCCTCGTCGAAGCCCTCTGAAGAAGAAGTCCTCTGCTGAAACCATTTTGGGGTCCTTGCAAGAGAAGCCGTTCACCGAAACTGTCCATATTCTCATTTTCTTAGTACTCTTACATGTACATAGAGAGCTAAAGCAGAAAGaaaaaaaatccatgcatcaaactTTACCTTGGCCTTGCTTGTCTGCAACACAGAAATCTTGCAAGGATTCGGGATCTCCTCCCATCACACGCTCACTGCAACAACATATAAATACACACAGGAAAATTAAGCTCAAAAGTAAATAGCCTGCCATTTTTCCCAAGAAGAGGATATCAACTGAAAGAACACTGAGAAGTGAATGTGATTGAATTGCAAATCATGATTCAACATTATATAGTGGAAATTGTAAAGGAGAGATGCAAAGTCACGTCGGCAATACCGCGTAAAGCCTTTTAATATGAATTAAACACGGCCTTCATTAGATAGGGGACCAAGAAGCGGCCACATGCAGGAAAGTAAAACAAACGACAAAATAGAAGGACGGGGTGGCATTTCGAAGCGACAAGTATCCTTTAAAAGTGTACATATACAACAAAGACAGTACTAAATACAAAACTAACATGCTTGAATAAATACGAGAACAACATGGAAGGCAGGCAGCGAGCAGGTAGGATTAAGACGGCAAGAAAAATTGCAGTAGTAGGAGGAAAAAGCCAAAGGAATGCCCCACTATGGGCCAGGCAATAGTAGAGATGGAAAGAGCCCATAAAACTGGCTTGTGTGGGCCCCCAACCCCATCCGGATCGCCCTTCCCGTTTGCCTTAATCCAGCCCAGAGTCATATATTTTCAAACTGTTACCAGCCTTTTCTAATCCCGCCCGTTAGATCTTCAACTCTCATAAACAGGTTTTCGACACCAGCAGTTTTCATTTGCAGCGGCCTGTACCGAAATGGGAGCTTTCGAATAGGGTATGGATGTCCATCGTTTCTATTGGAAATGCGTTGGTAGACATATATACAAAATGTGGAGCATATACAAGGCACGTGAAATATTTGACAAGgtacctcaaagaaatgtggtctcgttTTCTGCTACGATTGCAGGATATGCCCAAAATGTGTTTGTTGATAAGGATTTGGAAGCCTTCAATCTAACGTAACTGGGACGTGTAAATCCAGAAGCCGTaatccctgcctgtgccaaaatgggagctttagaacggGGTATGGACTTCCACCAATTTTGCCAGAATGCCTTCAAGAACTGTTTACAGAATGTCATGATTGTAGAATATGCAAAATACGGGCAactgaactgtttgacaaaatacctcaaATTACACTGTTCTAGTGGAACGCCCTGGTCGCAGGATATTAGCAAAATTggtttgttgaaaaggcttcaaaaacatcctaaaccCGGCCACATTGGAAGGCCGAGACACTTTTGGAGGGTGATTATGGAGGTTGAAGAACACGATCTAGATGTAAACATGTCACAACTTTCTTCAAGCGATTTCTTTGTATATTCTCAGAGAGGGCATGCAAGAAGTCGACCCTGCTGAGCTACAATATTCTCTAAAAACTAGGTTATTAGCAGCATATTAGGTTTTCATGGCACATCGTTTCATGAGGAGGATGAAGCCCATTCCAGCTGCTTTAGATTTCTGCCATACTATCAAGCTTTCGTCACATAGGCAGTCTCTTGGATGATCACTTTTACTTAGATATTCGATTTAAATAGTTACTTAAAAGAAGAAATAATTGTACTGACAAATTCACTCTGATCTTTCTTGTCTTTTCATTAATAGAAATATTGTAAGACTTACAATGGGATATATTGATAGTTATCATAGTAAATCTCTGTTGGAAAGTGagaatttgtttatgtttaatttttttataataaaaatcatATATAAAAATGTGGACAAataaaatcaattttgtcatttaaaACGGTTTAAATATATTCTAATATCAAAGGAATTATATCATATCTTTTTAAGTTTTCATTTGATGATAATAGTAGTCTTTGATTTCTTTTCTATTAATAAATCTTACATAAAATTTATTAAAACATGCAATATGTTTCTTGTAGATAATTAATAAACCATGTAATAATTGAAAAGATTAAATGCATGTCTAGTGGATATAATAATAAGGATTCAAAAGAAAACACAACCTGAgaaattattatataataaaaaagTGAATGTAGCATCTTTTTTCTAGATaatgattttattaaattattatatctAATCATAATTACCAATTTAACCATTCATTAAGAATTGACCATTACTAAGAAAGCTAACATAAACTAAAAGATTCATTTCCATTGAATTTTCACTAAAATGAGATACTAATTGCATTCATTTAACCTTTAAGATTAGATTCATTTTAGAACCCAAATCAAAATTTTCCTACAATTCACAAACTTAAAAATGATTAACATATACttaatccaaatacacaataacatcatTGCAAATCTCTCACATAAATCCTACAAGACCATTCACTTAAATAAAATCCTAATTACATCAATGTTTACATCATCTCCCTTAAAGGTGTATTCAATATTACAATTACAATTGATATAAACATGACAACAATATAAAGAATATATGATTCTTCATCTAATCTACTAAGCTAACTATATCCATGAGAAGCAACTAGAGAATCAAGCAACACCAATCCACTCCTCAATAGGTCCAAAATACTCgatggaagaaggcaactaccaccCGACCAGGTGGAACCCAAAGGCCCACCCCCCATGCTAGAAGATAGACATATGGCCCACATTCACACAAGCAAGGGATAAAACAGTACAAGGTCACTACCTACCTCCACACGATAAGGACAAACAATCAAGGAATACAAAGATGAACCACTTAACAAGGACAACACTAGAGGTTTACAAATACAACACAAGAATAGGGCACTAGTGCACACAAGGGGatagtgtcatcacatagcttgatatgggttatcctggtaggtcTCCATAGACCCCAACCCCTATCCTAGTAGTCTCTCCCAACCCCTGACCCCCATACAAGACTCATGtggaaccaacatacctttcatgaagacaaggtaggtgatcttgtcattccatgccttcccATCTCATCTCGAGCCTAAACAAGCACTCAAGCCATGAGTGGGGCATTACCATTATTTTGATTAATGTCAAATGCTATccaacccttcctatgtttgattATTAATCTCATCACTTATTAGAACAATTCTCCCAATGGGTTATCCCGACAATCACTTAGGATCCCAACCCCCAGGgagagccactctcccttatgacactatgccTACTCAAACCCAAATCAAGGCATAATAAGAATCAAATAAACAACATAATATGATTCAATCAAGTCTGGAGACAACATTGCATCCTTACAACATTAATATCAACATCCCAACAAAAGGGCACATAGGGTCACATTGGTGAACAAAACTCAGACTTATTCCCATTACAATAACCTTGGTTGAAAAGTGGGAAAAACTTCAAATTAAAGTAACTAAATTAAAAACACATAAATATATAGTAAACATCATTAATGACTAAATAATAACACACAGGTAATTATGATTAGTTTAATTTCGTTGGATTGATTAACACCAATTACAAAACATTTGACATATATttaattaaactttattttatcaaattcattcaaaacataataacaaacttaaccacataaatagataaataaataaatgatttataacgatcataataatacaataaataaaataaattattcaaatccTACTTTCACCCAAGCTATATCCTGGAAATGCATCCAAGTAAATAGTTGAATATTGGTTCATGGTTGGTTCTTTGCATAATCCAGACAATAAAAATATATTACCAAACATAATTTCCCAACGTGaacaataaataataaactaaACTCTAATGTCCAATTACAGCATTTAGAGACTTtatcatttaaaaataattaattacacAGGTTGATCACTCAAAtctaaaaaaaatctaaaactatAAGGTGTAAGAAATAATGAGCAACCAAGGATAAtgcaaaataaatatattttagatTATAGGACCAAAACCTCATTATCTAATTCCCAATCCATAAACTATAATTTATAACAAACTATTTGCAACTCAAAACTTTACAATAAGATTTAATATCTTGGCCACTAAAACCCTAAAAACTATCTTAGCCTCTATATTATAATATGACAAAATATAATTCAAAATGTAGGATCTTATTGGCTAGGAAAAATCTCATCAATGCCTATGCAAAATGAAATGTTGGCCGGTTGGACAAAGGTTAGTGTCATACTACACTGCTAGGGCGAGATGGAGAAAGGTTGACAACTCGCAAAGATAGTGTGAGGCATGGGTGATCACCCCCACATAGGTGGGAAGTCTCCCCACACTGCGTGGGAGGAGCCACTATGCACGTGGTCTCCCCCACGCAAGTGCGAGATCTCCCACCTTGTGTGGAAATGCCTATGCCAAGGCGGAAACCCCCACCTTGTGTGGGATTTCCCATGCATAGTGAAGTGCCCCCACTCCCCCCACCCACAAACAAACTCAAGCTCATGAAAAAAAACACAGAAAACCAAGGGCCAACAAACATCAATAAAAAACTAGGAAGCAcaggaaaataaaataatatatacaaGCTACGAAATAAAGAGCCAATAACAATAGTATAATAGTCTTCCTATCTAGACATGGATTGAGTCTAAGTCTaataagaaaatctgatttaaataatactAAGGTTTAAATCTGAGAACTATTTGAAAATTAAAACAATAGACAAAATGACATAAGCACAATAAACAGACCCAAACATTGCATGATCACAGGCTTGAAACTCCTTTGCAGTATTCTAAGCAAACAcagagaaataataataaaaaaatcacacTCAGTACAAAATAAAGAGCCAACCTAGAAACACAAATAAACCCAAGCCTGAAGACACATTCTGCAAACTTCAATCCAGCCCCAATCCTtctataatctcttgttaaaaccTTCACACcaataaaacaaaataacaatatttttGAAAATAAGATCCCTCCAAAGTTCTTTCCccatttttttcaaaaaccaaAACTCTCTCCTCATAATGGTTTCTGATAGATTAAAACCTTCCTCAACGGCCCAAAACTAACCATCCATGAATGGTAagcaattcatttaattaatttgccACTAACTATTGTTTAAGTTTTTACTTATttatattattgaatttatttaataaaCTTGGGTATTGCTTATATTTTGTTAATTAAATTGTTAATAAGGTTATAAGGTTTATACATAAATATttacatttatatatattatattattacttATTAAAATACAAACCATTAGATTAATgtttataattaataatgaataCAAAAGACATGGGCAATTAATCTcctacacaaacacacacatactcAAATTGGATTGTCGAATATTGCCTAAATGGTATTCCGATCAAGTAAACACAAGACGAGGATTATTGCCTCGATATAGAGAAAAATTTATAGGTTAGGTCAATAGGGCCAATATGATATCTCCCACAACCACCATCGGTGTTATTTAGGCATCCTCTGaacaggtggagtcgatgtcctgTACGCGCAACCCTGCATCACAAATGAACACATCTgcaaatataatatatatgtatatagcatgcacacacacataaataAAGGAAAATTATGAAATCCTATGTCTCTCCTTAGAGAGTGATAAGACATCACCCCCTTGCATCACAAATGAACACATCTgcaaatataatatatatgtatatagcatgcacacacacataaataAAGGAAAATTATGAAATCCTATGTCTCTCCTTAGAGAGTGATAAGACATCACCCCCTTGCATCACAATGAGGACTTAGGAGCACACAGATGATACATAAATCAAATCTCCATATACTTCAAATTTTATAACCAATCACATTTCATAGTCTAACTAGATTCGTTAGTACATGGGTCATTAATCATGTATGCATCACctattacaagctagggttgttgttgcaccaaaagatcgacctttcaatgcctgatataaccactagacttatagaatccacagggggcttttaaaccatgtcgtgaatccccgcaagggacgctggcccactaccaacaatccccctcctagcgtcACTCATCATAGCCTGtgtgattcgaacctatgaccaaactctgataccacttgttacaagctagggttttcgttgcaccaaaagatcgacctgtcaatgcctgatacaagcactagacttatagaatccacaggaggttgttaaaccatgccGTGAATCTCCacaagggatgctggcccacttcCAACATAACCCACATTACATGTTCATAAAGAAACATATTCATAATTCATtgcaacataaacataaatcatggCATCTATCAATCCTAACATCATAACAAGGTCTCAAACCATCACAAAATGTAGCATCATCAAAACCCCATATAGAACCAAAGAAGTCACCATGAGTCCATCTAAATAGAATCAATGTCTAAAACATGGAGGGGTATCACAAAGCTTTTGAATAACTTTTCAATTATCCACACCATTGACCATCTATAAACCATACCTTGTCTATTTTTTCTTGGTTTCCACTTCCTCTTCTACTTTTATAGACACAGTTTTCTAACAACCTTCATTTAGAGTAAACCATTATTATAAATTGTAagctaaaaaataattattttgtagTGGTACAATGCAAAAAAATACAAGGATagtttctttattttatttattttttattttgatgaatattgatatttatattagGAAATAAATTCATTCAAACATAAAAAATTGTGATTTTAAATAACATTACAaataaaaagaattttgaaaaaatacaaatatttttaaaatataaaacaaatgAATAATTTATATCTAATCTTCCTtggtaaaaaattaaaatttattttaccaatgatcATAAATTGTACAAAAATCTAATTGAAtcaatatttttcttgtttgtgaaGAAACCAATTAATATTACATATTTTTAGTTAATTATCCATGAGCCATATCTTATGAACATAATAGTAAATTATGTACTTGATTAGTAATTACAAGTTTTTGAATCaaaattttgtattatttatttctctatttcttttccttttctatgtAGTTAGTCAATGTGGTCAAAAAGTGCCAAGCTTTAATATTTTTTCTTGTCAATAGTCAATACTAAATATTTTATAAGAATTTGACCTCAACTATAAATTAATTCATGGCCTTAAGATAGCCAAACCTATGGAAAAACAAGAATTACATCTAGGTCTTCTAATAGCATCTATAGACAAACCCCACTTTGGATGTAGTCTTAAAATGGAGTCCAAAAAATAGTCATATGTAGATTTAGTTGCGCTCAAGGAATATTGGACAGAAAACTATAAACACTATCAAACTTAACACATTCATTATATTTAACTTTATTTTCACTAAAATCCCAAAATGCAACTTTGTAATTACATATGATGAATAAGAAATTCACATGTGGTTTCTTTAACCTTGAAtaacatgtaaaatcaacatttctatagaataaatataataatcacaaaaaatgtatatataaatgAACCAAAAGTTACTCCTAGCAAAGCAAGAAGTTGGTAATTCAAGAGGTATTGAGAGAATAAGACAAAGACAGGTATAGAAgcatatcaaaatttatttttaaactTCTACTCAAGCTAGACTAGACAAAATTTTAATTATCTTTAGGTATTtctgaaagagaagaagaaaagatgAATAGTTCAAAGTCAATAATAAATAGTTCAAGGTCAAGTATGGTCAAGAATATGTAACAAAATATTGAATTTCTACAAGCAAGGGTTGGACCAAAAGAACACTAATGATGGTGTTTTTATAATTCTACCAGATGCAAGTAATTAGTGTTTTAGTATTTTCTATCACACTTCGTAGTGATTAGGATGTGGTACTTAAACATTGTGTGATATTTTTGGACTGAATTTATAGTTTGAATTGTATTTTAAACCATCCCTTGGAATCCATTGTTGCAAGTGTATCTCCATATTTTGGGTCATCATGATATTTTTATAAGAAATTAAATTTTCACTTTACAATTCACAAAAGTATATTTAGACAAAATAAATTGACACATCATCATTTCAACTCATCACTTGTCATTTCTTTTAtaatttaatcatttgtattcaattgattatcttattttctttctgaaatagttaaataacatttcattatttttttacCCTATTTCTAGCATTTAATCCAATTAGTCATTTTTTCCTATATATTAACTTaggtaaataaataaaaatatatatttgtagTATCGTAATGGTCACCGGgccaatttatacctcatgtttgtgcccctactttagtgtgtcctatcctcattACCTATCTAGGTTCATTTTATGCTTATTCTTTAGTTTAGATGTCATTTACACCCATTGATGGATTCCCTTGTGAGGTACCTTGCTCCATGAGGCCTCATTTTGCTCCCTCTTAGTGTGGCCCAAATTTGAATTGTGGAAGGGTTCTTATCTCTGTGGCtttgcatgaccattggaggtcagcctaatcaatAATTCACCTAGATAGCCCTACATAAAGACATTTCATCAATATAATTTCATCcaaaaattataaatattcatCTATATTCAACCTAAAGCATCCATGCCTCCATGGAGCGTTTATTATCAAGCATTTTCGGATATCGTCAAGGTTGTGTATTCTCCATTTAGTCATTGTGGAGTAAACTTACATTAtttatatgcaagcatgtgtgtgtgattagggttttttcatgttcatgccatttcatacaacatatgtgattacattcaaagaacaaagcatcatcatcaacaattggagATCTCAAGTATATCTTTCTAGTATTTATTTCAGtacttgcattatttcattcaaggttaattcttaaatccAGGTTTgaattgttagcaacaaccaagaaggaaatcTGAGAGGTGGGCAGGTGGGtttgaatcagttttcatcggactaaacaatttaagcacaatctcagatctaaacaACCGCAACAagaatacatttaaacaaaatatcatcaagaaacataacaccgagattttgacatggaaaacccagttaaggggaaaaccacggtgggaacctacccacaataagatgatactctatagtagtatgtgtaaatattacaatggggaatgcaaatgcatttaggcacactacctagagctcactactcaaaataagaagaCCTAAAAGGCCCCAAGcctcagggaaggctcactaccttacaataagattcagactacaatttgaattacatgaactgcaaatatagcatctccttatgcttgatgacagttctgattAAACACATTTGTTTTCCCTGCAATAATCTTTGCTTAGTACACCACATCAAAGGATAAATTTTCTTAAGTACACATAcactactctctgataatgcagacaccatatcaacaccaaaattacatgactataccacctatttatacaattcaccaACCTTGACTACAACGTCAGCCAAACCCTAAactctcaattataaaattacatcacaagatACATATATGAACCATCGGACCAATAAAATGATATGCatcacatagcatggacctaaaccaaacctccaaacatgcatcatcaccaaaaatcttaccaagatcaaccacaacatgctacaccaccaagaatgccgcataacatgaagaatatcaccatatTAGCATAAACACCAAGAGAatacacaaggatcaatgcagaccataaaaaaaataggacatgatcaagaaacaccaacaagcacattagaatcatccacaatagctgcaccaacaccacttactaaaatattcatcgatcaacatgctaactctcAAGAATACTCAACAACAGCAATTccgactagaaagatagcttgtggagcaccaaatgaGGAACCATATTaactgaagatacacatgaacatccaaaacattctcccaaatccacaaccaaatatAGAACATAACGGAGGTCACCAGATCAAATACCAAACACTACCAACCACAGGAATAGAAAGACTAAACTGCAAactggatcaaataatatgatcaagtaaactttcaAACCACTTAAAACAATAAGGAATTAAGTATTcaaacatcccaaatagataaaccaaccatataAACTCAATGCAATCATCAGAATACCAAGTATCTCTTTgtaacacaagaatatgttgacatcaatgacaacaacatatcttagcaacaacaatatccaacaatctcgccctttggcattgatggcaacatatgaatgtgaaaaaaatcaatgcaaaggaaatataTCAACACCAAAAATTagcagcaaactccccctaagatcattcactcaaagctccaaagataaggcagtttttc contains:
- the LOC131875820 gene encoding putative germin-like protein 2-1 translates to MNPLSKRLTAAASLAKAINKHFALFKENFTGSPRFPLLCIGNPSAVDMNPLHLSVSLQRLLLSASTFLKAFWQNWWKSIPRSKAPILAQAGITASGFTRPSYANGKGDPDGVGGPHKPVLWALSISTIAWPIVGERVMGGDPESLQDFCVADKQGQVSVNGFSCKDPKMVSAEDFFFRGLRRGDTSNAVGSNVTAANVNQIPGLNTLGISLVRIDYAVDGINPPHTHPRASEILVLLKGELLVGFIDTTNKFHSKVLKKGDVFVFPKGLLHFQQNVGQRNAVAIAGLSSQNPGVQVTANSLFAANPPMPNGVLTKAFRSDQTVVDSIQDKFM